The DNA segment TCACCCTTTCCTGGTCTATCACTTTATCATCAAATACAATCCGGTTTAAAATTTCCGCATGGAGGTTTGGCGAGTGGTCAAAAACATTCTGGTACAGTTTTTCTACTCCTGCAATTCCTTTAACCAATGGCTTGCTTTCCGCAAAATCAAAGAGCTGGATGTCATCCGCAAAGAAAGTCATCATTTTAACCAGATTCCGCTCATTATAGGCATTCACCTGAGCCTGAATTATTTCATCAATCCT comes from the Pedobacter sp. FW305-3-2-15-E-R2A2 genome and includes:
- a CDS encoding nuclear transport factor 2 family protein — encoded protein: MRIDEIIQAQVNAYNERNLVKMMTFFADDIQLFDFAESKPLVKGIAGVEKLYQNVFDHSPNLHAEILNRIVFDDKVIDQERVITHQGGVATEVVVIYELAHGLISRVYFIQEKK